TCTCTTAAAAATCCATTGACATGATTTCTTTTTTTATTAAACTTTTTACCTTTTAGCCTTCTTAAGTTTTCCCCATCATAAATATAATCAAAGTTATCTTTATCTTTTTTGATGTTAAACTTGTCTTTATATTCTTTTTTTATTGACTTAGAAAAGTTTTCATCTACTGCATACATCACCAATTTTTTATTAAGTTGTTCGTTGAATACCTTATATATAAATTCAAATGCCTTGATATGATTTTCTTCACTGCATAGTGGCATTATTGTATAGTACTCTCCATTATGCTCATTAAGAAATACTAGAAATTCATCTGTAGCATAATATTTTGTTTTAAAGGAGCTATTCCAAATATACATTGTATTAAAATTATACTCACAACTTTCACTATTACTTAAACTTAAGTAGCTGTTAATAATTTCTTTATCATCAAGTGTTAAATCTTTAAATTCGACTTCCATTTCTAATCCTCTCTTACTTATTTTATTTTATATTACATTTTTTGGATTAAACAAATTGCTTGTGAAGCGATACCTTCTTTTTTACCGGTAAATCCTAATCCTTCTTCTGTTGTGGCTTTAATATTAATATCCGTTTCATCTATTTCAAGAGCTTTAGCAATGTTTGTAATCATATCATTGATATAATGTAACATTTTTGGTTCTTGCGCAATAATTGTTGAATCTATATTAATTACTTTATATTCCTTATCTTTTATTTTATGAGCAACTTCTTTTAAAAGTTCTATACTAGAAATATCTTTGTACCGATTATCGCTATCTGGAAATTGTTTACCAATATCACCTAATGCCGCTGCTCCTAATATGGCATCCATAATGGCATGGGTCAAAACATCTGCATCTGAATGCCCTAGTAATCCTTTGTCATAAGGTATCTTAACACCACCTATAATTAAATCTCTATCTTTTGATAATTTATGTACATCATAGCCCATTCCAATTCTCATAAAATCCTCCACAAATTTATAAACCCATTACTAATATATAAGTGGGTTTACAGTCAAATATAATTATTGCTTTAACTATTATTATAACATATATTAATTCTTAATGTAAAAATATTTACGTTTTATATCATTAATAGAATCGCATTGAATAATGATTTAGCTTACCATTAATAACGTCTATTATATAATACCAAGTATTTAATTGTGTGTAAATGTAAATATGTAAAAATTTTTATATATAAAAAAAGCTTAGATACTTTCTAAGCTTTTTAATAGTAGCGGAGGACGGAATCGAACCGCCGACACTACGGGTATGAACCGTATGCTCTAGCCATCTGAGCTACTCCGCCATATTCAGTTATTTGTTAAGGTATGGGCGCAACAGGGCTCGAACCTGTGACCCCCTGCTTGTAAGGCAGGTGCTCTCCCAGCTGAGCTATGCGCCCTAAACGACCCAGAAGGGACTCGAACCCTCGACCTCCGGCGTGACAGGCCGGCGTTCTAACCAACTGAACCACTGGGCCAAACAGGGGCAGCAGGACTTGAACCCACGACATTCGGTTTTGGAGACCGACGTTCTACCAAC
The genomic region above belongs to Natranaerovirga hydrolytica and contains:
- a CDS encoding DUF2156 domain-containing protein — its product is MEVEFKDLTLDDKEIINSYLSLSNSESCEYNFNTMYIWNSSFKTKYYATDEFLVFLNEHNGEYYTIMPLCSEENHIKAFEFIYKVFNEQLNKKLVMYAVDENFSKSIKKEYKDKFNIKKDKDNFDYIYDGENLRRLKGKKFNKKRNHVNGFLRDYKDNYEYRRLTSNDLDEVNECLEQWNDNKDENLSKRLKTEAIGISNIIKNIEKLDVKASGVWIDNKLEAFTIGSYGNTTEQAIIHIEKANANIRGLYNFINQLFLLKEYTEVDTVNREDDLGIPGIRKAKMSYRPIRFVRKYNIIEI